Proteins encoded together in one Procambarus clarkii isolate CNS0578487 unplaced genomic scaffold, FALCON_Pclarkii_2.0 HiC_scaffold_334, whole genome shotgun sequence window:
- the LOC138361376 gene encoding uncharacterized protein, translated as MTVIYARMTVIYARMTVIYARMTVIHAHMIVIYACMTVIYARMTMIYARMTVNYARMTVNYARMTVIHACMTLNYARKTVIYARMTVIHAHMIVIYARMTVIYARMTMIYARMTVNYARMTVIYACMTMTYACMTVNYARMTVIYACMTMTYACMTVNYACMTENYATFKVLILVTLIVN; from the coding sequence atgactgtgatctatgcccgcatgactgtgatctatgcccgcatgactgtgatctatgcccgcatgactgtgatccatGCCCACATGATTGTGATCTATGCCTGCATGACTGTGATTTATGCCCGCATGActatgatctatgcccgcatgactgtgaactatgcccgcatgactgtgaactatgcccgcatgactgtaatCCATGCCTGCATGACTTTGAACTATGCCCGCAAGACTGTGatttatgcccgcatgactgtgatccatGCCCACATgattgtgatctatgcccgcatgactgtgatctatgcccgcatgactatgatctatgcccgcatgactgtgaactatgcccgcatgactgtgatctatgcctgcATGACTATGACCTATGCCTgcatgactgtgaactatgcccgcatgactgtgatctatgcctgcATGACTATGACCTATGCCTgcatgactgtgaactatgccTGCATGACTGAGAACTATGCCACCTTCAAAGTGTTGATTTTGGTAACCTTAATTGTGAATTGA